From one Bradyrhizobium sp. Ash2021 genomic stretch:
- a CDS encoding bifunctional 2-C-methyl-D-erythritol 4-phosphate cytidylyltransferase/2-C-methyl-D-erythritol 2,4-cyclodiphosphate synthase, with protein sequence MSKSERAAAILVAAGRGLRAGAGGPKQYRTIGGQTVIFRAMEAFCRHPDVFAVQPVVNPDDAAVFNEAVRGLRHAPPTSGGATRQASVHAGLEALASEKPDIVLIHDAARPFVTAAVISRAIDAAGRTGAAIPAIAVTDTIKLTGETGDVEATPDRARLRIAQTPQAFRFEIILEAHRRAARDGRSDFTDDAALAEWAGLTVATFEGDPANMKLTTPEDFVREEARLGAMLGDIRTGTGYDVHAFGDGDHLMICGVRVPHTRGFLAHSDGDVGLHALVDAILGALADGDIGSHFPPSDLKWKGASSDQFLRYAVDRVTARGGRIANLEVTMICERPKIGPLRDTMRARIAEITGINISRIAVKATTSERLGFTGREEGIAATASATIRLPWNDKGWSE encoded by the coding sequence ATGTCCAAATCTGAGCGCGCAGCAGCTATCCTCGTCGCAGCCGGGCGTGGGCTTCGCGCCGGCGCCGGCGGGCCAAAGCAATATCGTACGATCGGCGGGCAAACCGTGATCTTCCGGGCGATGGAGGCGTTCTGCCGCCATCCGGATGTCTTCGCCGTGCAGCCGGTTGTGAATCCCGACGACGCGGCGGTGTTCAACGAAGCCGTCCGCGGCTTGCGCCATGCGCCGCCAACCAGTGGCGGCGCGACGCGACAGGCTTCGGTGCACGCAGGACTCGAAGCGCTAGCGAGCGAGAAGCCCGACATCGTGCTGATCCACGATGCGGCGCGGCCTTTCGTCACGGCTGCGGTGATTTCGCGGGCGATCGACGCGGCGGGCCGCACCGGCGCCGCTATTCCGGCCATCGCCGTCACCGATACGATCAAGCTGACCGGCGAGACCGGAGACGTCGAGGCCACGCCGGACCGCGCGCGGCTGCGGATCGCGCAAACGCCGCAGGCGTTTCGATTCGAAATCATCCTCGAGGCCCATCGCCGCGCCGCGCGCGACGGCCGCAGCGATTTCACCGATGACGCGGCGCTCGCGGAATGGGCGGGATTGACGGTGGCGACCTTTGAAGGCGATCCTGCAAACATGAAACTGACGACCCCCGAAGATTTCGTCCGCGAAGAAGCCCGCCTCGGCGCCATGCTCGGCGATATCAGGACCGGCACCGGCTATGACGTGCACGCCTTCGGCGATGGCGATCATCTGATGATCTGCGGCGTGCGCGTGCCGCATACCCGCGGCTTCCTCGCCCATTCCGACGGTGACGTCGGCCTGCATGCGCTGGTCGACGCCATCCTCGGGGCACTGGCGGACGGCGATATCGGCTCGCATTTTCCGCCGAGCGACCTCAAATGGAAGGGCGCCTCCTCCGACCAGTTCCTCAGATACGCCGTCGACCGCGTCACCGCGCGCGGCGGCCGTATCGCCAATCTCGAGGTCACGATGATCTGCGAGCGTCCGAAGATCGGACCGCTGCGCGACACCATGCGCGCGCGCATCGCCGAGATCACCGGCATCAATATCTCGCGGATCGCCGTGAAGGCCACGACCAGCGAGCGGCTCGGCTTCACCGGGCGCGAGGAAGGCATCGCCGCGACCGCGAGCGCCACCATCCGCTTGCCCTGGAATGATAAAGGTTGGAGCGAGTAA
- a CDS encoding VOC family protein, whose translation MLDHVSITVSDIPAAERFYDAIMKALDVVKVGRRDDWLGYGERARAAYPDRVYLTIRKGVKPEEAFGRHWCFKAKWRTQVDAFWDAGIAAGGTDDGAPGLRDYHASYYGAFLRDPDGNRIEAVCHHAV comes from the coding sequence ATGCTTGACCACGTCTCCATCACGGTGTCCGACATTCCCGCCGCCGAGCGGTTCTACGACGCCATCATGAAGGCGCTCGATGTCGTCAAGGTCGGCCGCCGCGATGACTGGCTCGGCTATGGCGAGCGGGCGCGGGCGGCATATCCGGATCGCGTCTATCTCACCATCCGCAAGGGCGTGAAGCCCGAGGAGGCCTTCGGCCGCCACTGGTGCTTCAAGGCGAAATGGCGCACGCAGGTCGACGCGTTCTGGGACGCCGGCATCGCCGCCGGCGGCACCGACGACGGCGCGCCGGGCCTGCGCGATTATCACGCGTCCTATTACGGCGCGTTCCTGCGGGACCCCGACGGCAACCGCATCGAGGCCGTGTGCCATCACGCGGTGTGA
- a CDS encoding CinA family protein gives MSGSDARALSRSLLDLCRMRKLTIATAESCTGGLVAGALTDIPGSSDVIDRGFVTYSNDAKRAMLGVKVTTLATFGAVSKETATAMAIGALEKAGVDLAVSITGIAGPGGATPGKPVGLVHFAVAARDGRILHRECRFGAIGRTTVRQRSVVEALRMLMELARGPQAPAKPRREAASRLRPRVARTPRGGAVKRRRPPRT, from the coding sequence ATGAGCGGCAGCGACGCCCGCGCCCTCTCCCGCTCGCTGCTCGATTTGTGCCGGATGCGCAAGCTGACGATTGCGACCGCCGAATCCTGCACCGGCGGCCTGGTCGCAGGCGCCCTGACCGACATTCCCGGCTCCTCCGACGTCATCGACCGCGGCTTCGTCACCTATTCCAACGACGCCAAGCGCGCGATGCTCGGCGTCAAGGTAACGACGCTTGCGACCTTCGGCGCGGTCAGCAAGGAAACCGCAACCGCGATGGCGATCGGCGCGCTGGAGAAAGCCGGCGTCGATCTCGCCGTCTCGATCACCGGCATTGCCGGCCCCGGGGGTGCGACGCCCGGCAAGCCGGTCGGGCTCGTGCATTTCGCGGTGGCCGCGCGCGATGGCAGAATCCTGCACCGCGAATGCCGCTTCGGTGCGATCGGACGCACCACGGTGCGCCAACGCTCCGTGGTGGAAGCGCTGCGCATGTTGATGGAGCTCGCCCGCGGGCCGCAGGCGCCGGCAAAACCGCGACGCGAGGCCGCGAGCAGGTTGCGCCCGCGCGTCGCCCGAACGCCGCGCGGCGGTGCCGTCAAGCGGCGCCGGCCGCCGCGAACTTAG
- the dusB gene encoding tRNA dihydrouridine synthase DusB yields the protein MKIGDIAVANRVLLAPMSGVTDAPFRRLTAALGAGLVVSEMTASDDLVNGRPMSVLRCEATGVGPHVVQLAGCETRWMAEGARIAEAAGADIIDINMGCPARHVTGGQSGSALMRDLDHALRLIEATIAAVKVPVTLKMRLGWDDRTLNAPELAQRAEAAGVQMITVHGRTRCQFYKGEADWSAVRAVRDAISLPLIVNGDITSYEKAVDALEMSGADAVMIGRGAQGQPWLPGQIGRRLETGTAESALPLAEQLKHIRGLYDEICSHYGLRIGLKHARKHLGWALEIAAQCSRAPAATLRNWRQKILTADEPSSVHRSLEDAFDDFAWSAAA from the coding sequence TTGAAAATAGGTGATATTGCGGTCGCCAACCGGGTTCTCCTCGCGCCCATGTCCGGCGTTACCGACGCCCCCTTTCGACGCCTTACCGCCGCCCTCGGCGCTGGGCTGGTCGTGTCAGAGATGACCGCCAGCGACGACCTCGTCAACGGCAGGCCGATGTCGGTTCTGCGCTGCGAGGCGACCGGCGTAGGTCCGCACGTCGTTCAGCTCGCCGGCTGCGAGACCCGTTGGATGGCGGAGGGCGCCCGGATTGCCGAAGCTGCTGGCGCCGACATCATCGATATCAATATGGGCTGTCCGGCACGCCATGTGACCGGCGGTCAGTCAGGTTCGGCATTGATGCGCGATCTCGACCACGCGCTGCGGCTGATTGAAGCAACGATCGCAGCCGTGAAAGTGCCGGTGACGCTGAAGATGCGGCTCGGCTGGGACGATCGCACGCTCAACGCGCCGGAGCTTGCGCAGCGCGCAGAGGCTGCCGGCGTCCAGATGATCACGGTGCACGGGCGCACACGTTGTCAGTTCTACAAGGGCGAAGCGGATTGGAGCGCGGTGCGCGCGGTCAGGGACGCGATCTCCTTACCCCTCATCGTCAACGGCGATATCACGTCGTACGAGAAGGCCGTGGACGCGCTGGAAATGTCGGGCGCCGACGCCGTGATGATCGGGCGCGGCGCGCAGGGCCAGCCCTGGTTGCCGGGCCAGATCGGGCGCCGGCTTGAAACGGGAACGGCCGAATCGGCGCTGCCGCTTGCCGAACAGCTCAAACATATCCGCGGGCTCTATGACGAAATCTGCAGCCATTACGGACTGCGCATCGGGCTCAAGCACGCGCGCAAGCATCTCGGCTGGGCGCTGGAGATCGCGGCGCAATGCAGCCGGGCGCCGGCGGCGACGCTCAGGAATTGGCGACAGAAGATTTTGACCGCGGACGAGCCTTCCAGCGTGCATCGTTCACTCGAAGACGCATTCGACGATTTTGCATGGAGTGCTGCTGCATGA
- a CDS encoding type II toxin-antitoxin system RatA family toxin, whose amino-acid sequence MPKFSSKRRVHHTAQQMFDLVADVERYPEFVPLCHSLKIRQRTPMEDGTEIVVADMTVSFKLVRETFTSRVTLDRPNLKILVEYLRGPFSNMENRWSFEPRGETDCDVGFFLSYEFKSRMLAMLMGTMFDTAFQRFAAAFEKRADVVYGKAGVSRPS is encoded by the coding sequence ATGCCGAAATTTTCAAGCAAGCGCCGTGTCCACCACACCGCGCAGCAAATGTTCGATCTGGTCGCCGACGTCGAGCGCTATCCGGAATTCGTGCCGTTGTGCCATTCGCTGAAGATCCGCCAGCGCACGCCGATGGAGGACGGTACCGAAATCGTCGTCGCCGACATGACGGTGTCGTTCAAGCTGGTGCGGGAAACCTTCACCAGTCGGGTGACGCTGGACCGTCCCAACCTGAAAATCCTGGTCGAATATTTGCGGGGGCCGTTCAGCAATATGGAAAACCGCTGGAGCTTTGAGCCGAGAGGCGAAACCGACTGCGACGTCGGCTTTTTCCTCTCTTACGAATTCAAGAGTCGGATGCTGGCGATGCTGATGGGCACGATGTTCGACACCGCGTTCCAGCGCTTTGCGGCCGCGTTCGAGAAGCGCGCGGACGTGGTTTATGGGAAAGCTGGTGTCAGCCGACCGTCATGA
- a CDS encoding nitrogen regulation protein NR(II), with amino-acid sequence MTSAAEHRRRVPADGEAILNALPNPVLLIAPDGRIVDANIAAESFFEISTQFLQRQSLKELVPFGSPLLALIDQVRSSGSPVNEYKVDLGTPRIGGDRQVDLHVAPLTERPGHIVVMLQERTIADKMDRQLTHRSAARSVIALAAMLAHEIKNPLSGIRGAAQLLEQAASSEDRMLTRLICDEADRIVTLVDRMEVFGDDRPVARGPVNIHSVLDHVKRLAQSGFARNIRFIEEYDPSLPPVLANQDQLIQVFLNLVKNAAEAVADLGSDAEIQLTTAFRPGVRLSVPGKKSRVSLPLEFCVKDNGSGVPEDLLPNLFDPFVTTKQTGSGLGLALVAKIVGDHGGIIECESQPRKTTFRVLLPMFNAAKHFDQSNRDDVSGTPSHASQDAR; translated from the coding sequence ATGACTTCAGCTGCAGAACATCGCCGGCGAGTGCCCGCCGACGGCGAGGCGATCCTCAACGCGCTGCCCAACCCGGTGCTGCTGATCGCGCCCGACGGCCGTATCGTCGATGCCAATATCGCCGCGGAATCCTTCTTCGAGATATCGACGCAATTCCTGCAGCGGCAGTCGCTCAAGGAACTGGTGCCGTTCGGGAGTCCGCTACTGGCGCTGATCGACCAGGTGCGGTCGAGCGGTTCGCCGGTCAACGAATACAAGGTCGATCTCGGCACGCCGCGGATCGGCGGCGATCGCCAGGTGGATCTTCACGTCGCTCCGCTCACGGAGCGGCCGGGCCATATCGTCGTGATGCTGCAGGAGCGCACCATCGCCGACAAGATGGACCGGCAGCTGACGCATCGAAGTGCGGCGCGCTCGGTGATCGCGCTGGCGGCGATGCTGGCGCATGAAATCAAGAACCCGCTGTCCGGCATCCGCGGCGCGGCGCAATTGCTGGAGCAGGCGGCATCATCCGAAGACCGCATGCTGACGCGGCTGATCTGCGACGAGGCCGACCGCATTGTCACGCTGGTCGACCGCATGGAAGTATTCGGCGACGACCGCCCGGTGGCGCGCGGCCCGGTCAACATCCATTCGGTGCTCGACCACGTCAAACGGCTGGCGCAGTCCGGCTTTGCCCGCAACATCCGCTTCATCGAGGAATACGACCCGTCGCTGCCGCCGGTGCTGGCCAATCAGGACCAGTTGATCCAGGTGTTCCTCAATCTGGTGAAGAACGCCGCCGAGGCGGTGGCCGACCTTGGCTCTGACGCGGAAATCCAGCTCACCACCGCATTCCGTCCGGGTGTGCGGCTCTCGGTGCCGGGCAAGAAATCGCGGGTGTCGCTGCCGCTCGAATTCTGCGTCAAGGACAACGGTTCCGGCGTGCCGGAAGACCTGCTTCCAAACCTGTTCGATCCGTTCGTGACGACCAAGCAAACCGGCAGCGGGCTCGGCCTCGCGCTGGTGGCAAAAATCGTCGGCGATCACGGCGGCATCATCGAATGTGAATCCCAGCCGCGGAAGACCACCTTCCGCGTGCTGCTGCCGATGTTCAACGCCGCCAAGCATTTTGACCAAAGCAATCGCGATGACGTTTCGGGTACTCCATCGCATGCCTCACAGGATGCAAGATGA
- the lipA gene encoding lipoyl synthase: MVVLVDTVSTNPVRPRHPEKVNRPDALSPPKPDWIRVRAPNTRGYADTRKIVKENGLVTVCEEAGCPNIGECWDKKHATFMIMGDTCTRACAFCNVKTGMPGALDASEPEHVAEATFKLGLAHIVVTSVDRDDLGDGGAEHFAQTIRAIRARCPTTTIEILTPDFLRKEGALEVVAAAKPDVFNHNLETVPSRYLTVRPGARYFHSIRLLQRVKEIDPTIFTKSGIMVGLGEERHEVLQVMDDLRSADVDFLTIGQYLQPTRKHHAVMRYVTPDEFAGYEKVAYTKGFLMVSASPLTRSSHHAGEDFAKLQVARAALSR; the protein is encoded by the coding sequence ATGGTCGTCCTCGTCGATACCGTCTCCACCAACCCGGTGCGCCCGCGTCATCCTGAAAAGGTGAACCGGCCGGATGCGCTGTCGCCGCCGAAACCGGACTGGATCCGGGTCCGCGCGCCGAATACCCGCGGCTATGCCGACACCCGCAAAATCGTCAAAGAGAACGGCCTCGTCACGGTGTGCGAGGAGGCGGGCTGCCCGAATATCGGCGAGTGCTGGGACAAGAAGCACGCCACCTTCATGATCATGGGTGACACCTGCACCCGGGCCTGTGCGTTCTGCAACGTCAAGACCGGCATGCCCGGCGCGCTCGATGCTTCCGAGCCGGAGCACGTTGCGGAAGCCACGTTCAAGCTCGGGCTCGCCCATATCGTGGTGACCTCGGTCGACCGCGATGATCTCGGCGACGGCGGCGCCGAGCATTTTGCACAGACCATCCGCGCGATCCGGGCGCGCTGCCCGACCACCACGATCGAGATTCTGACGCCGGACTTTTTGCGCAAGGAAGGCGCGCTGGAGGTCGTGGCCGCCGCCAAGCCCGACGTGTTCAACCACAATCTGGAAACGGTGCCGTCGCGTTACCTCACCGTGCGTCCCGGCGCGCGCTATTTCCATTCGATCCGGCTGTTGCAGCGGGTCAAGGAAATCGACCCGACCATCTTCACCAAATCCGGCATCATGGTGGGGCTCGGCGAGGAGCGGCACGAGGTGCTGCAGGTGATGGACGATCTGCGCTCGGCCGACGTCGATTTCCTCACCATTGGGCAATATCTGCAGCCGACCCGCAAGCACCACGCCGTGATGCGCTATGTGACGCCGGACGAGTTCGCGGGCTACGAGAAGGTCGCCTATACCAAAGGCTTTCTGATGGTGTCGGCGAGCCCGCTGACCCGCTCGTCCCATCACGCCGGCGAGGATTTCGCAAAACTCCAGGTGGCGCGGGCTGCGCTATCCCGCTGA
- a CDS encoding PAS domain-containing sensor histidine kinase translates to MTSAETSAPSFDASLAEPKGSSLRKWLAPVSVAIALLSAFLTFVVLSGLTPIEPTKQVVYSFLLINACSILLLVGIIVREVWQVVQARRRGRAAARLHIQIVSLFSVIAVLPAVLVAIVANVTIDRGLDRLFSGPTREVIQNSLIIARAYTYEHAQLIRGDILGMANDISHARPLFDQDRRSFRELLTASAASRNLPGAMLIDKDRNVLESAQTGIQQSFTTPPQDFLGNVDETEPQIAVFPEANYVAAVIRLRAFNDTFLYVARLLDPRVISQLKQTEASVAEYAQIESRRLGIQVAFALMFAVIALTILMASVLIGLNFANWLVAPIRNLMSAANIVSTGDLHVQVPVHKSEGDLAQLGETFNKMTQELRTQRDELVSASDLIDSRRRFIEAVLSSASAGIIGVDASGSVGILNRSAEKLIGHAESETLGHPLSDVLPELDDMMKTAREGTQRLVQGQITITRDGHERNLSVRISAEQTSQSRDSYIITLDDITELVSAQRTSAWGDVARRIAHEIKNPLTPIQLSAERIRRKFGKVIVEDKGIFEQCTDTIVRQVDDIRRMVDEFSRFARMPKPVMEGEDVADTVRQAVFLMKVGHADLDIETVIKQDPMRAQFDRRLISQALTNIIKNATEAIEQVPPEELGRGRIDVIAARENDDIVIDVIDNGIGLPKVARARLLEPYVTTRQKGTGLGLAIVGRVLEDHGGRIELKDASDFRSGQRGAWMRLRFAVSGQPPKADAKEQPPETNQQSAETNTPVSETIEPASTTNSDTKIKAATGN, encoded by the coding sequence ATGACCAGCGCAGAGACCTCGGCTCCATCGTTTGACGCGTCGCTTGCCGAACCGAAGGGATCGTCCCTGCGGAAGTGGCTGGCGCCGGTTTCCGTCGCGATCGCGCTGCTCTCGGCGTTCCTGACCTTTGTCGTACTTTCCGGCCTGACCCCGATCGAGCCGACCAAACAGGTCGTATACTCATTTCTGCTGATCAACGCGTGCAGCATCCTGCTCCTGGTCGGCATTATCGTCCGCGAAGTCTGGCAGGTGGTTCAGGCCCGGCGCCGCGGCAGGGCGGCGGCCAGGCTGCACATCCAGATCGTCAGTCTGTTTTCGGTCATCGCGGTGTTGCCGGCGGTTTTGGTCGCCATCGTCGCCAACGTCACCATCGATCGCGGCCTCGACCGGCTGTTCTCGGGTCCGACGCGCGAAGTGATCCAGAACTCGCTGATCATTGCCCGCGCCTACACCTACGAACACGCGCAGCTCATTCGCGGCGATATTCTGGGAATGGCAAACGATATCTCCCATGCACGGCCATTGTTCGACCAGGACCGCAGGTCGTTTCGAGAACTGCTGACGGCAAGTGCAGCCTCGCGCAATTTGCCGGGCGCCATGCTGATCGACAAGGATCGCAACGTCCTGGAGTCGGCGCAAACCGGCATTCAGCAGAGTTTTACGACGCCGCCGCAGGACTTTCTCGGCAACGTCGATGAGACCGAGCCGCAGATCGCGGTATTTCCCGAAGCAAACTACGTCGCGGCCGTCATTCGCCTGCGCGCATTCAACGATACCTTCCTTTACGTCGCGCGCCTGCTCGATCCGCGCGTGATCAGCCAGTTGAAGCAGACCGAGGCCAGCGTCGCCGAATATGCCCAGATCGAATCCCGCAGGCTCGGCATTCAGGTGGCCTTTGCGCTGATGTTCGCGGTGATCGCACTGACGATCCTGATGGCTTCCGTGCTGATCGGGCTCAACTTCGCCAATTGGCTGGTGGCGCCGATCCGCAACCTGATGAGCGCCGCCAACATCGTTTCAACGGGCGATTTGCACGTCCAGGTGCCGGTCCACAAGTCGGAAGGCGACCTGGCCCAGCTCGGCGAGACCTTCAACAAGATGACGCAGGAACTGCGCACCCAGCGCGACGAACTGGTCAGCGCCAGCGACCTGATCGACAGCCGCCGCCGCTTCATCGAAGCGGTGTTGTCGTCGGCCAGCGCCGGCATCATCGGCGTCGATGCCTCCGGCAGCGTCGGCATTCTCAATCGCTCCGCCGAAAAGCTGATCGGCCACGCCGAATCCGAGACGCTGGGCCATCCGCTGTCGGATGTGCTGCCTGAACTCGACGATATGATGAAAACCGCGCGCGAAGGCACGCAGCGGCTGGTGCAGGGCCAGATCACCATCACCCGCGATGGCCATGAGCGAAATCTGTCGGTTCGCATCAGCGCCGAGCAGACCAGCCAGTCCCGCGACAGCTACATCATCACGCTGGACGACATCACCGAGCTGGTTTCCGCGCAGCGCACCTCGGCCTGGGGCGATGTCGCACGCCGCATCGCCCACGAAATCAAGAACCCGCTGACCCCGATCCAGCTTTCCGCCGAACGTATCAGGCGCAAGTTCGGCAAGGTCATCGTCGAGGACAAGGGCATCTTCGAGCAGTGCACGGACACCATCGTGCGCCAGGTCGACGACATCAGGCGGATGGTGGACGAATTCTCGCGCTTTGCGCGGATGCCCAAGCCCGTGATGGAGGGGGAGGACGTCGCCGATACCGTGCGCCAGGCGGTGTTCCTGATGAAGGTCGGGCATGCCGACCTCGATATCGAAACCGTCATCAAGCAGGACCCGATGCGGGCCCAGTTCGACCGCCGGCTGATTTCGCAGGCGCTGACCAACATCATCAAGAACGCGACCGAGGCGATCGAGCAGGTTCCGCCGGAAGAACTTGGCAGAGGCCGAATCGACGTCATCGCGGCACGCGAGAACGACGACATCGTGATCGATGTGATCGACAATGGCATTGGCCTGCCGAAGGTCGCCCGCGCCCGCTTGCTGGAGCCCTATGTGACGACGCGCCAGAAGGGCACCGGGCTTGGGCTGGCGATCGTCGGGCGCGTGCTCGAAGACCATGGCGGCCGTATCGAACTCAAGGATGCTTCCGACTTCCGGTCAGGCCAGCGTGGGGCGTGGATGCGGCTGCGGTTCGCCGTATCCGGCCAACCACCAAAAGCCGACGCAAAGGAGCAGCCTCCGGAGACAAATCAACAGAGCGCCGAAACAAATACGCCGGTTTCTGAAACCATTGAGCCGGCATCTACGACCAATAGTGACACAAAAATCAAAGCCGCGACCGGCAACTGA
- a CDS encoding DNA-3-methyladenine glycosylase: MAQGSKSAADHPPRLGKPIKRRFFDRSVHEVAPDLIGATLLVDGVGGIIVEVEAYHHTDPAAHSFRGPTARNMVMFGPPGFSYVYRSYGIHWCVNFVCEEAGSASAVLIRALQPTHGIPAMRRRRGLHDERALCSGPGKLCEALGITIKQSELPLDQPPIALHARTGQPEIVKGVRIGITKAVDLPWRYGLKDSKFLSKRF, encoded by the coding sequence ATGGCTCAAGGCTCCAAATCCGCCGCGGATCACCCTCCGCGCCTCGGCAAGCCCATCAAACGCCGATTTTTCGACCGCAGCGTGCATGAGGTCGCCCCCGACCTGATCGGGGCGACACTGCTAGTCGACGGCGTCGGCGGTATCATCGTCGAGGTCGAGGCCTATCATCACACCGATCCGGCCGCGCATTCGTTCCGCGGGCCGACGGCGCGGAACATGGTGATGTTCGGTCCCCCCGGGTTTTCCTACGTCTATCGCTCCTACGGCATCCATTGGTGCGTGAATTTCGTCTGTGAGGAAGCAGGCTCCGCCAGCGCGGTGCTGATCCGCGCGCTGCAGCCGACCCACGGCATCCCGGCGATGCGCCGGCGCCGAGGCTTGCACGACGAACGCGCGTTGTGCTCGGGGCCCGGCAAGCTGTGCGAAGCCCTCGGCATCACCATCAAGCAAAGCGAGCTGCCGCTCGATCAGCCGCCGATCGCGCTGCATGCGCGGACCGGCCAACCGGAAATCGTCAAAGGCGTTCGGATCGGGATCACCAAGGCGGTTGATTTGCCGTGGCGGTATGGGCTGAAGGATTCGAAGTTTTTGAGCAAACGGTTTTGA
- the ntrC gene encoding nitrogen regulation protein NR(I) — MPAGSILVADDDTAIRTVLNQALSRAGYEVRLTGNAATLWRWVSQGEGDLVITDVVMPDENAFDLLPRIKKMRPNLPVIVMSAQNTFMTAIRASERGAYEYLPKPFDLKELITIVGRALAEPKERVANAPDEGEFDSIPLVGRSPAMQEIYRVLARLMQTDLTVMISGESGTGKELVARALHDYGKRRNGPFVAVNMAAIPRDLIESELFGHERGAFTGANTRASGRFEQAEGGTLFLDEIGDMPMEAQTRLLRVLQQGEYTTVGGRTPIKTDVRIVAASNKDLRILIQQGLFREDLFFRLNVVPLRLPPLRERIEDLPDLIRHFFSLAEKDGLPPKKLDTLALERLKQHRWPGNVRELENLARRLAALYPQDVITGSVIDGELAPPAVASGGSAPLGVDNLGGAVEAYLSSHFSGFPNGVPPPGLYHRILKEIEVPLLTAALAATRGNQIRAADLLGLNRNTLRKKIRDLDIQVYRSGG, encoded by the coding sequence ATGCCCGCAGGTAGCATATTAGTCGCCGATGACGACACCGCCATCCGCACGGTTCTCAACCAGGCTCTCTCCCGCGCTGGCTACGAGGTGCGGCTGACCGGGAACGCGGCGACGCTGTGGCGCTGGGTGAGCCAGGGCGAGGGCGATCTCGTCATCACCGACGTGGTGATGCCCGATGAGAACGCGTTCGATCTGCTGCCGCGGATCAAGAAGATGCGGCCGAACCTTCCGGTTATCGTCATGAGCGCCCAAAACACTTTCATGACGGCGATCCGGGCCTCGGAGCGCGGCGCTTATGAATATCTGCCAAAACCCTTCGACCTGAAGGAGCTGATCACCATCGTCGGCCGCGCCCTGGCGGAGCCGAAGGAGCGAGTTGCCAATGCGCCGGACGAGGGCGAATTCGATTCGATCCCGCTGGTCGGCCGCTCGCCGGCGATGCAGGAAATCTACCGGGTGCTGGCACGGCTGATGCAGACCGACCTCACGGTTATGATTTCCGGCGAATCCGGCACTGGTAAGGAGTTGGTCGCCCGCGCGCTGCACGACTACGGCAAGCGCCGTAACGGCCCCTTCGTCGCGGTCAATATGGCGGCGATCCCGCGCGACCTCATCGAATCCGAATTGTTCGGCCATGAACGCGGTGCGTTCACCGGCGCCAATACCCGCGCCTCGGGGCGGTTCGAACAGGCCGAAGGCGGCACGCTGTTCCTCGACGAAATCGGCGATATGCCGATGGAGGCGCAGACGCGGTTGCTGCGGGTGCTGCAGCAGGGCGAATATACCACCGTCGGTGGCCGCACGCCGATCAAGACCGACGTGCGTATCGTCGCCGCCAGCAACAAGGACCTGCGCATCCTGATCCAGCAGGGCCTGTTCCGTGAAGATCTGTTCTTCCGCCTCAACGTGGTGCCCCTACGCCTGCCGCCGTTGCGCGAACGGATCGAGGATTTGCCCGATCTGATCCGGCATTTCTTCTCGCTGGCGGAGAAGGACGGCTTGCCGCCGAAGAAGCTGGATACGCTGGCGCTGGAACGCCTCAAGCAGCACCGCTGGCCCGGCAACGTGCGCGAACTCGAAAATCTCGCGCGCCGGCTGGCGGCGCTTTATCCGCAGGACGTGATCACGGGCTCCGTCATCGATGGCGAACTGGCGCCGCCGGCGGTCGCATCCGGCGGCAGCGCCCCGCTCGGCGTCGACAATCTCGGCGGCGCGGTCGAGGCCTATTTGTCCTCGCACTTCTCGGGCTTCCCGAACGGCGTGCCGCCGCCCGGCCTCTATCACCGCATCCTCAAGGAGATCGAGGTGCCGCTGCTCACCGCGGCGCTGGCGGCGACCCGCGGCAATCAAATCCGCGCCGCCGACCTGCTCGGCCTCAACCGCAATACACTGCGGAAGAAAATCCGCGATCTGGACATCCAGGTCTACCGCAGCGGGGGCTAG